The DNA sequence GACCAATGATAGAAAAAGCTTGGTCACCCCTCGATATAAGTCTAGACCTTAACAATCTTTGTTGTGATGACCTTAGTGATCTAGCAGAGTTATttaaattctattctattacGAATTGGCAGCCAGTGCAGATAATGTAATATTGGGGAAATATGATCAAATTTCCGAGTGCCAGTCAAAAGCCTGGCGGCTGCATTTTGAACCATCTGAAGACTAATATTGGATTGACTCATTCCAATATAAAGAGAATTACAATAGTCAAGTCTGATTATTTAATTGTCCAGGTAAACAGGGAACTAACATCTTAAATTGTCTTAAAGCCAATAATTGAGGAGAAACTGAACACCATTAATCTTATCTTTTGTTTCTACATCAGTGTACAACTGGAgtaagagagaaataaagcttGTCTCCATCTTTTAATCGAAATACAGATAAACTAAATGAAGACAATGTTAAGGTTCTCAGACAAAATATTTGCATCCACCAATAGCACCGAATTATTGTACAATATCAGTAGCTGAGCACCAGGACAAACTCTGCATACAACTGGATTGCCATTGGTACTTTGTGTGCTAATGGTGCATGTCACTGACACGCCcatgttccaggatgacaacTGCAGGGGCCAAATCTGTGTGACTGTTCGACAAGAATGACACCTAAATAACCTcaaacataaaaacatcatttttttctaatactTGGCTATGCTTTCCCTCGCCTTAATAACAGCATCTGTTGTGTCAGATAAGGACgccaccaatttttttttttttttttaaataatccagCACAGATTTGACCCCATGCCATATGTCAGCATTGTGTTTTGCCTTGACATGAACAACAAAAGGTGACCTCAGCACCTGACAAATGGGTTACATTCATTCAGGCATGCAACCTACTGACATTGTACAGTTTGATATTGCTGTTGGAggattcaacttttttttttttgtccagtagACTTTGAATGTGCCatttacaaacaaaaaccaGATAGTCACCAGTAAAGTGGCAAAAGAGCTGATTCATTAGCAGCCAGTTACCTTAAATGTACTTCCTACCAACAAGAACTAGGACTGTGTCCGATGaaattccagcatgataacagattaaaaataaagcaatgtGCTTTTCAGTAGTTGATAAACTTTTTTAATACTTACAATCTCCTTGATTTAAAGAGCATGAAAATGTGTATCACATTATTTCCAAGAAACCCAGTACATTCTTGTGCAGCTTTGGCTTAGATGATGTTTAAGTAGCATCAGTGCATATGGTTATCTTCTCtcaaactgactgactgaaaaaGTCTCCGCCTTCACACTGGTGTCATGTCAGTTGGAGTAGCAAGGGAAGGCCAAGAGTTATTTGGAAAAAGATCATGCTTCCCTGCTCACTTCCTGACTTGGTCTTCAGGTCTACCTCTACAGGATAGTGGTCACTCACACGTAAAGCCTGTAAGAAAAATTATGTGTCTTCAGCACAGAAACACTAGATATAAAGGTTAATGTACTACCCTAGCTTTAATACAaaagtgtgtctcagtgtgtctctgaTTTTCAAAAAACTGAGCCACAAACTCACTTTCAGTTTGTTAAGGTGTAGGCAAGTATTCACAGATATTGATACATTTTTTGGAAAGGTATCTGCTTAACTAATTATAAATGTAATCTGAGAAAATACAGCTATGTAGGAAGGAACCATATAATTATGATGAGTggtatttatgtttatgtaggtgTGTAAGATGGAAAAAAAGCACTTACCTCTTCCTCCTTGATCCGGTATTCACTGGCAAAATTAAATGGTTGTGCTGAGAATGGCACTATAGCTCTGAGAAAGGAATCTCCGTGTACCACTATCCTGTGCCATCAGAAATCAGCACTTCATAAGACACCaaattaacaaaagaaaaaagctggAATACCATAAAACACCTTAACAGAATAAGGCTTACCTGTCATATGCACAGTCAGTGGTCCCTCTTACTGTAGTGTCCTGTTTGTCATCTATCAGCCAGCTGAAAATGTTGGAGTAGAGTCTTAtgttcttcctgtttttcttgGCGACGTATCCACAAGCTGCATTGAAGTCACCAAGGAACATTATGTCCTACAAGAAGGGAGATAATgagggaaaatattttttaaatgtcaaaaacCTTTAATGGTTAAAGAAAACAACTTTAAGTGCTTTCCGTACCACTGTATTTTACCTCTGTCTTCCACCTCTGTCTAACATCCTCAAAGACATCATAGAGTTCATCAATCTCTTTGGTGGCATTAGAAGgagaggtgtgcattgggatCAGAACAAACTCGCCAATCACTGTAAAACATAACCActcaatacaataaaaatagaatagtaaatatagaaaaatatagtATGGTGTAACTGTTGCTCCATCAGAACTTTAGTGTTCCTCAGTCATAAGGCAACCTCAGCAATCACCCAAAACAGACTGATAATAGCGTCATCCAGTCTAATCTCACTGAGACAGGACTGCAGTagattaggggtgt is a window from the Pangasianodon hypophthalmus isolate fPanHyp1 chromosome 16, fPanHyp1.pri, whole genome shotgun sequence genome containing:
- the dnase1l1 gene encoding deoxyribonuclease-1-like 1 codes for the protein MILPQSLLFLVYLSGPLACHAFKICAFNVQSFGGSKATDGTVLHILIRIVSRCDVCLLQEVRDQKKTAIPRLINRLNNYERDHQYDYVSSGRLGRTQTYQEQYVFVFRIDSVRLIDQYQYPDTQKGDEDAFAREPFVVRFRAPKTVIGEFVLIPMHTSPSNATKEIDELYDVFEDVRQRWKTEDIMFLGDFNAACGYVAKKNRKNIRLYSNIFSWLIDDKQDTTVRGTTDCAYDRIVVHGDSFLRAIVPFSAQPFNFASEYRIKEEEALRVSDHYPVEVDLKTKSGSEQGSMIFFQITLGLPLLLQLT